Genomic DNA from Spirochaetota bacterium:
ACTTATGACCTTGTTTGCAAAATTGTAAATCATTGAATGGATATAATTACTATCAAAAAAGCGTATTTCTTTTTTTGCAGGATGGACATTGACATCAATAAGGTCAGGTTTTATGGTGCAAAAAATAAACGCTGCGGGATATTGTCCCTTTTGTAATATAGTTTGGTACACTTGCTGTAAAATAAAATTAAAATACGGAAACTGAACTGGTCTCTGGTTGACATATAAAAGTTGTAATGACCTGTTTGACCGGTAATAGTGTGGATTGGTACAATAACCCTCAATAGTACAGTTTAAATCGTTTAATGAACCATATAATAAATTATCTGCTATTTCATTGCCATATATCTGAGCAATCCGTTGCAAGGTATCGGTTGGTTCAAACACAAATGCAATTTTATTATCAATCTTCACTTTAAATTGTATATGAGAATGGGCTATAGCTATTGCAAATAATGTTTCTTTAATGCGATTGAGTTCAGACTTTAAGCCTTTTATAAACTTTTTACGAGCGGGTGTGTTAAAAAAAAGATTTTCTACAATGACCGTTGTGCCAGTTGGCCCTGCCCAGTCAAACATTTCTTTTTTGCCGTCTGCTATTACAAGCTTGCCGCCAATATCTTCTTCTGCTGTACGAGACAATATGGTACATTGTGACACTTCTGCAATACTGGAAAGTGCCTCGCCTCTAAATCCCATGGTGATTATTGAAAAGATATCATCAATGCTTTTGATTTTACTGGTGGCATGTTCCTCAACAGCTAATGGTAGATCATCCCGGTATATGCCTATGCCGTTATCCCGTACCACAATACGCTTTAAGCCGCTTTCTTCAATTTCAATGTCAATTTCAGTGGCCTGAGCATCAAGGGCATTTTCCACAAGTTCTTTGATTACTGAATAAGGGCCATCAATTACTTCACCAGCAGCTATTTTTCTTTTTACAGCATCAGGCAATATCTGTATTCTTTGTTTTATGTTGGGCGATAGCTCCATGAATTAAGCCTGCAGAGCTTTTATGGCTTCAATAAATTTTGGCAATGTTTCCCCAACTTTGCCCTGAATAAAGATATCAGTTATAATTGGTGTAATGACAGTTTTTTCTAAATTAAATTCAATAACGTATGCCCCATTAGCTTTTGCTATATGGGGTATACTACTTGCTGGATATACAACAGCAGATGTTCCAATAACAAGAACAACACGTGCATCGCTTGCTAAATTCTGTGATTCCATTAATGCATTATGGGGAATCATTTCACCAAAAAATACCACACTTGGTTTTAATATTTCACCACACTTTTTACATTGAGGAGGTTCATCTTCAATAACAAACTCTTCAGGTACATATTCTGCACCACAGTAAATACATTGCAACCGTTCTGAATTGCCATGAAATTCAATGACGTTTTTACTACCAGCTCTCTGGTGGAGATTGTCAATATTCTGTGTTATTACAGCTTTTAATAAGCCCATCTCTTCCAGTTGTGCCAGTGCAATATGAGCTGGATTGGGCATAGCATTTCTGGTCATGTCCATTAGCTCAAATATCATCTTCCATATTTTACGTGGGTTTCTTCTAAAACCATCAATATGTGCATATTCTTCAGGGTTATAACGTGTCCATAATCCACCAGCGCTACGGAAATCAGGTATACCACTTTCAACCGAAATACCTGCACCAGTTAAAGCAATGGTAGAGATAGAATCTTTTACAATTTTGGCTGCAGTTTTAATTAAATCATCCATAAGGTACCTACTAATTGTTTCAATAGTATAATTTATTCGTATAATGTCAATTTTAAAGAAAATATAACAACACGTTATTGGCAAGTAATTTTTTTACAGAATACAAGATATATATTCTGCTGCTGGTCAAAAGATTTGTTTGATATATTTTAACATATAAAATATTTGACAAATTATAAGGGAACTTTTATAAATTATTTAATAGAATGTTTTCTTGTTGGGACAATAAATAGGTTAAAACCGCTTTCTTTTTATTGCATCAGTAATGGTGAAAGCGATTTTTTAGAGGTGCCCATAAGTTATGAGATTAAAATGTATAAATCGGTAAGAAATGTTAAAATAAAATGTATTTGTATGCAGCATGATAAAAAATAGAGATAAAACAATTATATTTAAACATAAATTATTAATTATTCTGATATCATTATTATTATTTTTATATATTTTTTACGCCCTTCCACTTTATGCTATTGAGATAGTAGATACATATAATCAGATAAAAACAACCTTTGATGGATTATCACGGTTTCTGGATAATATTTATTCTTTTATATCTGCGATTTCCAATCTTTTAGGTTACAGAGCTATCGCGCTTTTTTTTGCAATTGCTTTCACATCAGCGGGTTTGTCAGCAATAGGTTTTCCCAAAGGCAAAACATCTTTTTTTATTTCCATGATAATAATAAATATTCTGTGGTTTACATGGAACACAAGTTTTGAAATTGACTATTTATACACTATTGGTACAATGTTAAAAACAAATAGTATTATTTTATTTCCATACATCCTGTTTCTAATTATCAAATATTACAAAGATGTTATAAAAAGGTTAATATATAATTGTTTTTATCTTATATTTCCTTTTTTAAAGAAAGAAGGAATTCACAAACAAACATTACAGGAATCAGTAAAGCTACTAAATACATCATATACAGAAGTAATAGAGTATTTAATGAAGGATTACTTTTATGGTAATGATTACATTAAACTATCAGATAATTCTATAAGAGCTATCGAACAATTAGAAAATATGTTAAAGAAAATAAAAGAAATTGGGAGAAGTAAATGAATTTTACGCATACTCGTTATTCTGACCTTGTTATTGTAACCATTACCGGTATTGGCGAGTATGGGGATGATGTGAAATTAATAAAATTAATTGAAAAGCTGATCCCGGAAAAAATATCAACTGTTGCAATTAACTTTTCACAGGTTGATACCATAAATTCTGCAGCAGTTGCAGCTATTATGTATCTTTTAAAATATGGTGATGAACATAACTTTGATGTTGTTTTTTTTGCTGCTAATGATAAAATATATATGATTCTTGAAAGGGCGTTGCCTAAATATTCAATGAATATTTTTACAGAAGATGAATTTTATAAAAAATACAATATTACAGTTTGAAGAGGTAAGCCATGATTTTCACTAAAAAAGAAGAAGAAAACCGATGTATATTTATTATCAGTGAACAATTAAATCCAAGAACTTTGAAGGAATTAATTGAAGAGATGCATAATTTTTTACAAAATGACAGCCGTGATGCTATAATTGATATGACCAATGTTGAAGTAGTTGATTCAACAATTTTAGCAGGCTTCATGACATTGTATAACAATTTTAATAACAATCGAAGAAAGTTTAGAATAATTAATGCCAATAATTATGTAAAACGCGTTATAGAATTAGCTTCACTTGAAACATTTCTTCTGGAGGAGTAGATGAAATTATTGCCCAATGGTTTTAGCAGAAGAAAGGGGCCTCTTGTACTAATAATAATGGATGGTATTGGAATTGGACCACATGATGAAGGAAATGCTTTCTTTCTTGCACGTACTCCTATATTAGATAGATTAATGAAAACCTGTCCCTACACAACTTTGAGAGCACATGGGACTGCAGTTGGACTTCCATCAGATGCCGATATGGGCAATTCAGAAGTTGGTCATAATGCATTAGGTGCTGGCAGGATTTTTGATCAAGGTGCAAAGCTTGTTGATAAAGCCATTGAATCAAAACAGATATTTTCAACTGAAATTTGGCACAAATTACTGAAAAAACCAGTTAATGAAGGCACTACATTACATTTTATTGGGCTGCTATCAGATGGTAATGTACACTCGCATATTAATCATCTTTTTAAACTCATTGAGCAGGCTGCTAAAGAAGGAGTTAAAAAAATCCGTGTACATATTTTATTAGATGGAAGAGATGTACCCGAAACATCAGCTTTGCAATACGTTGATAGCTTAGAGAAATTTCTTCATACGTTTAATGATGAAGGCTTTGATTTTTGTATTGCTTCTGGTGGTGGAAGAATGGTAACCACCATGGACAGGTATGAAGCTGATTGGAATATTGTAAAACGTGGTTGGGATGCACATGTCCTGGGTAAAGGGAGAGCATTCACTTCTGCTACTGAAGCAATAGAAACATATAGAAAAGAACAACCTGGTATAACTGACCAGTATTTACCATCATTTGTTATTGCAAAAGATGGTAAGCCCGTTGGAACAATTATTGATGGTGATTCGGTAATCCTGTATAATTTCCGTGGAGACAGAGCTATCGAAATTTCCCGTGCTTTTGAAGAAAAGGATTTCAATAAATTTGACAGAGAACGTTTCCCGGAAATAGTTTTTGCTGGAATGATGGAGTACGATGGTGACCTTCATATCCCCAAAAATTATCTGGTTTTTCCTCCTTCTATAGATAAAACTATTAGCGAGTATTTAGTTCATAACGGTTGCAAGCAATTTGCAATATCTGAAACACAAAAATTTGGTCATGTTACCTACTTCTGGAATGGTAATAGAAGCGGTATGTTTGACCCAAACTACGAAACGTATCAGGAAATACCTTCTGACAAATTGCAATTCAATGAGCGGCCATGGATGAAAGCTGCTGAAATAACTGATGCGGTAATTGAAGCAATCAATAGTGCTCAATATGATTTTATTCGCCTGAATTATGCTAACGGCGATATGGTGGGTCATACTGGCATATTAGAAGCAGCCATAATTGCTGCTGAAACTGTTGATTTATGCATTGGGCGCTTACTGCAGGCAATAGACAATACCGGAGCTATCGCCATAATTACTGCAGATCATGGTAACCTTGATGAGATGTTTGAAAAAGATGCAAAAACAGGGGCAATAAAAATTGATAAGAAGACAGGTAAACCACAGCCAAAAACTTCGCATACATTAAATCCAGTACCATTTATTATTTATGATCCTCATTTTAATGGTGAATATACGTTAACAACTCACAAAGAACAGGGGCTGGCAAATGTTGCTGCAACAATCTGTACATTATTAGGATTTCACCCTCCTGAAGAGTATTATCCATCATTAGTGTCACTTACAAAATAGC
This window encodes:
- the mutL gene encoding DNA mismatch repair endonuclease MutL, which codes for MELSPNIKQRIQILPDAVKRKIAAGEVIDGPYSVIKELVENALDAQATEIDIEIEESGLKRIVVRDNGIGIYRDDLPLAVEEHATSKIKSIDDIFSIITMGFRGEALSSIAEVSQCTILSRTAEEDIGGKLVIADGKKEMFDWAGPTGTTVIVENLFFNTPARKKFIKGLKSELNRIKETLFAIAIAHSHIQFKVKIDNKIAFVFEPTDTLQRIAQIYGNEIADNLLYGSLNDLNCTIEGYCTNPHYYRSNRSLQLLYVNQRPVQFPYFNFILQQVYQTILQKGQYPAAFIFCTIKPDLIDVNVHPAKKEIRFFDSNYIHSMIYNFANKVISGTIHTFPIKHNDAQLQNKNLATPSYADNFPDNNGTPPLQYAQPNINPQTLIHEVQHLYTQLHQRDYTIIGTIFGLYILIQKENNLYFIDFHAAHEKKLFDYLMSIDSITAVQQLLMPVVMELSPDLLIHIHAYKDILTNYGIIIDQFDDHSIVINAIPDFCTTNDIEGLMRDIVDSLHENKNSLNNIKIKIIEKIACHSAKRANDIITQDDIIAIADYVLSTNDYRCPHGRPFVYMLSKSELERFFRRS
- a CDS encoding STAS domain-containing protein, with the translated sequence MIFTKKEEENRCIFIISEQLNPRTLKELIEEMHNFLQNDSRDAIIDMTNVEVVDSTILAGFMTLYNNFNNNRRKFRIINANNYVKRVIELASLETFLLEE
- the gpmI gene encoding 2,3-bisphosphoglycerate-independent phosphoglycerate mutase, with protein sequence MKLLPNGFSRRKGPLVLIIMDGIGIGPHDEGNAFFLARTPILDRLMKTCPYTTLRAHGTAVGLPSDADMGNSEVGHNALGAGRIFDQGAKLVDKAIESKQIFSTEIWHKLLKKPVNEGTTLHFIGLLSDGNVHSHINHLFKLIEQAAKEGVKKIRVHILLDGRDVPETSALQYVDSLEKFLHTFNDEGFDFCIASGGGRMVTTMDRYEADWNIVKRGWDAHVLGKGRAFTSATEAIETYRKEQPGITDQYLPSFVIAKDGKPVGTIIDGDSVILYNFRGDRAIEISRAFEEKDFNKFDRERFPEIVFAGMMEYDGDLHIPKNYLVFPPSIDKTISEYLVHNGCKQFAISETQKFGHVTYFWNGNRSGMFDPNYETYQEIPSDKLQFNERPWMKAAEITDAVIEAINSAQYDFIRLNYANGDMVGHTGILEAAIIAAETVDLCIGRLLQAIDNTGAIAIITADHGNLDEMFEKDAKTGAIKIDKKTGKPQPKTSHTLNPVPFIIYDPHFNGEYTLTTHKEQGLANVAATICTLLGFHPPEEYYPSLVSLTK
- a CDS encoding STAS domain-containing protein — its product is MNFTHTRYSDLVIVTITGIGEYGDDVKLIKLIEKLIPEKISTVAINFSQVDTINSAAVAAIMYLLKYGDEHNFDVVFFAANDKIYMILERALPKYSMNIFTEDEFYKKYNITV
- a CDS encoding NAD-dependent deacylase yields the protein MDDLIKTAAKIVKDSISTIALTGAGISVESGIPDFRSAGGLWTRYNPEEYAHIDGFRRNPRKIWKMIFELMDMTRNAMPNPAHIALAQLEEMGLLKAVITQNIDNLHQRAGSKNVIEFHGNSERLQCIYCGAEYVPEEFVIEDEPPQCKKCGEILKPSVVFFGEMIPHNALMESQNLASDARVVLVIGTSAVVYPASSIPHIAKANGAYVIEFNLEKTVITPIITDIFIQGKVGETLPKFIEAIKALQA